Proteins co-encoded in one Campylobacter ornithocola genomic window:
- the hpf gene encoding ribosome hibernation-promoting factor, HPF/YfiA family, with translation MNTSIVGKQFELTESIKEYVEKSFEALGKYGLDVISARCVISADERHGKKGFWAEFSINLAGINTVVVKQKDKDLYAAIDLAIDRISKVLRRLHDKNITHKHQDEIKENLVLPSVVEEDEIIPMELELYKPLEIEEALEKLKASKDVFLVFNDIDAKMRVLFKKKDGKFGLF, from the coding sequence ATGAATACAAGTATAGTTGGGAAGCAATTTGAGCTAACTGAATCTATAAAAGAATATGTAGAAAAAAGCTTTGAAGCATTAGGTAAATATGGTTTAGATGTGATTTCTGCACGTTGTGTGATAAGTGCTGATGAAAGACATGGAAAAAAAGGATTTTGGGCTGAATTTAGCATTAATTTAGCTGGTATTAATACAGTAGTTGTAAAGCAAAAAGATAAAGACTTGTATGCTGCAATAGATTTGGCTATTGATAGAATTTCTAAAGTTTTAAGAAGATTACATGATAAAAATATCACTCATAAACATCAAGATGAGATAAAAGAAAATTTGGTATTGCCAAGTGTAGTTGAAGAGGATGAAATAATTCCTATGGAGCTTGAGTTATATAAGCCTTTAGAAATCGAAGAAGCATTGGAAAAACTAAAAGCAAGCAAGGATGTATTTTTAGTTTTTAATGATATTGATGCAAAAATGAGAGTGTTGTTTAAGAAAAAAGATGGTAAATTTGGCTTGTTTTAA
- a CDS encoding endonuclease III domain-containing protein, with translation MSGYEIFKALIYANIEYKDFDWLEGNNLSEFEILISVVLTQNTNWKNVLKALANLKQANITKIEDLSNLNTQDLVLLIKPSGFYNTKAKYIKNFTQKYFQDFNSFEFFKDEVDREWLLNIKGFGQESVDGILNYICKKEVLVVDAYSAKIANYLGCECQSYDELADFFKKDIAKNQQKLSILLKKECRLYELYQIFHALIVSFCKIHFQGKKLSAEGVAILEPLKF, from the coding sequence ATGAGTGGGTATGAAATTTTTAAAGCTTTGATTTATGCAAATATTGAATATAAAGATTTTGACTGGCTAGAAGGTAATAATCTAAGTGAGTTTGAAATTTTAATTTCTGTAGTTTTAACTCAAAATACAAACTGGAAAAACGTATTAAAAGCTTTGGCAAATTTAAAACAAGCAAATATTACCAAGATAGAGGATTTGTCAAATTTAAATACTCAAGATTTGGTACTTTTAATAAAACCAAGTGGATTTTACAATACCAAGGCAAAATATATCAAAAATTTCACTCAAAAATATTTCCAAGATTTTAATTCTTTTGAATTTTTTAAGGATGAGGTAGATAGAGAGTGGCTTTTGAATATTAAGGGTTTTGGACAAGAAAGCGTAGATGGAATTTTAAATTATATATGCAAAAAAGAAGTTTTAGTGGTTGATGCTTATAGTGCAAAAATAGCTAATTATTTAGGCTGCGAGTGTCAAAGTTATGATGAGTTGGCAGATTTTTTTAAAAAAGATATAGCCAAAAACCAACAAAAACTAAGTATTTTGCTAAAAAAAGAATGTAGATTATATGAACTTTATCAAATTTTTCATGCTTTAATTGTTTCTTTTTGTAAAATACACTTTCAAGGTAAAAAACTTTCTGCAGAAGGTGTTGCCATCTTAGAGCCTTTGAAATTTTAA
- a CDS encoding DEAD/DEAH box helicase has product MQAKLYEYLLNNKTELVVCENDKEADELAQVCLFLNFKAFVLPDFRAEFGSDLRSFSKELFEICKVLNAYHKEDGKKILISPIKTILRKLPGKQHLKNIILKRNSLLALEKFKEEILHSGYEFVDIVQDKGEISIRGDIIDIFAINEEQPFRVLLFSDEIESIRYFDIHTQKSIPNELSKIEICPFLSAFNQEQYENLQEKIQNFQSQSIINDVNSLGFWCVDDFYDYLNLNFVSIKNFDVNDFEEDISKINQNILPEPSFYKDLISSYNYDFFTFHKDKKITILAKNEALFKALNLEDFPNIKLKISQERINLIAQDELVISLNKKEKNKRVRKASLVIDELRVGDFVVHEDYGIAKFLGLEIIIIAGAKKEFVALGYLNNDKLLLPVENLYMIDKYIGASGGIPLLDKLGKGSFLKIKERLKEKLFAIASSIVSLAATRALIKAKELKISQELQDEFINKAGFFYTKDQSQVCQEITQDLKSMQVMDRLLSGDVGFGKTEVAMNAIFTCVKSGYTALFFVPTTLLSAQHFKTLKRRFDSFDIEVFKLDRFTSAKEKKQVLAFLKENKPCVVVGTHSLLGVKCENLGLVVIDEEHKFGVKQKEKLKELSKNSHILSMSATPIPRSLNQALSSLKSYSVLQTPPEDRLDVRTFVRESNDALIKEAISRELRRAGQIFYIHNHIASIEGCRKYLLDLFPNLKILILHSKIDAKTTEEEMIKFENKEYDLLLCTSIVESGIDLANANTIIVENSDRFGMADLHQLRGRVGRSAKQGYCYFLIEDREKITKDSLKRLTSLESNSYLGSGSVLAYHDLEIRGGGNLLGVDQSGHIEQIGYSLYLKMLEDEINKLSKKEEIKEKKIDLKLSINAFLNSEYISEDRLRLELYRRLSKCMSVNEVYEIESEMNDRFGKPDIFTKQFLDLIIIKILASKHYKLVSNYEQNICFVKDDENKEVIKAKSKDDDDVIEAVLMHLRKSEKT; this is encoded by the coding sequence ATGCAAGCTAAGTTATATGAATATTTATTAAACAACAAAACTGAGTTGGTGGTTTGTGAGAATGATAAAGAAGCAGACGAATTAGCTCAGGTTTGCTTATTTTTAAATTTTAAAGCCTTTGTTTTACCTGATTTTAGAGCAGAATTTGGTAGTGATTTACGTTCTTTTTCCAAAGAGCTTTTTGAAATTTGTAAAGTGTTAAATGCTTATCATAAGGAAGATGGAAAAAAAATTTTAATCTCTCCTATCAAAACAATCTTGCGAAAATTACCAGGTAAACAACATCTTAAAAACATTATTCTTAAAAGAAATTCACTTCTTGCTTTAGAGAAATTTAAAGAAGAAATTTTACATAGCGGGTATGAATTTGTAGATATAGTTCAAGATAAGGGTGAGATTTCAATACGTGGGGATATTATAGATATTTTTGCGATCAATGAAGAACAACCCTTTAGGGTTTTACTTTTTTCGGATGAGATAGAAAGTATAAGATATTTTGATATTCATACACAAAAATCAATCCCCAATGAACTTTCAAAAATTGAGATTTGTCCATTTTTGAGCGCTTTTAATCAAGAACAATATGAAAATTTACAAGAAAAAATTCAAAATTTTCAAAGTCAAAGCATTATTAATGATGTTAATTCTTTAGGTTTTTGGTGTGTTGATGATTTTTACGATTATTTAAATTTGAATTTTGTAAGTATAAAAAATTTTGATGTTAATGATTTTGAAGAAGATATTAGTAAAATCAATCAAAATATCTTACCTGAACCAAGTTTTTATAAAGATCTAATAAGTTCTTATAATTATGATTTTTTTACTTTTCATAAAGATAAGAAAATTACTATTTTAGCTAAAAATGAAGCTTTGTTTAAAGCCTTAAATTTGGAAGATTTTCCAAATATCAAATTAAAAATATCTCAAGAAAGAATCAACCTAATTGCTCAAGATGAGCTTGTTATCTCTTTAAATAAAAAAGAAAAAAATAAAAGAGTTAGAAAAGCAAGTTTGGTAATAGATGAGCTTAGAGTGGGGGATTTTGTTGTACACGAAGATTATGGTATAGCTAAATTTTTAGGCCTTGAGATTATTATAATTGCAGGAGCAAAAAAAGAATTTGTTGCTCTTGGGTATTTAAATAACGATAAACTTTTATTGCCTGTTGAAAATTTGTATATGATTGATAAGTATATCGGTGCAAGTGGCGGCATACCTTTGCTTGATAAGCTTGGAAAAGGAAGTTTTCTAAAAATCAAGGAAAGATTAAAAGAAAAATTATTTGCCATTGCTTCGAGTATAGTTTCTTTAGCAGCTACTAGGGCTTTGATAAAAGCAAAAGAATTAAAAATTTCCCAAGAATTACAAGATGAATTTATCAATAAGGCAGGATTTTTTTACACTAAAGATCAAAGTCAAGTTTGCCAAGAAATTACTCAAGATTTAAAAAGTATGCAGGTAATGGATAGACTTTTAAGTGGTGATGTAGGTTTTGGTAAAACAGAAGTTGCTATGAATGCTATATTTACTTGTGTAAAAAGTGGCTATACAGCCTTGTTTTTTGTACCAACTACTTTACTTTCGGCACAGCATTTTAAGACCTTAAAACGAAGGTTTGATTCTTTTGATATAGAGGTTTTTAAATTAGATCGTTTTACTAGTGCCAAAGAAAAAAAACAAGTTTTAGCGTTTTTAAAAGAAAATAAACCTTGTGTGGTGGTTGGAACGCATTCTCTTTTAGGAGTTAAATGTGAAAATTTAGGTTTGGTTGTGATAGATGAGGAGCATAAATTTGGTGTAAAACAAAAAGAAAAACTCAAAGAATTAAGCAAAAACTCACATATTCTTTCTATGTCAGCTACACCTATACCAAGAAGTTTAAATCAAGCTCTTAGTTCTTTAAAATCATATAGTGTTTTGCAAACTCCACCTGAGGATCGTTTGGATGTGCGTACCTTTGTTAGAGAAAGTAATGATGCCTTGATTAAAGAAGCTATTTCAAGAGAATTAAGAAGAGCAGGGCAGATTTTTTATATTCACAATCACATAGCAAGTATTGAAGGGTGTAGAAAATATCTTTTGGATTTATTTCCAAATTTAAAAATTTTAATCTTGCATTCAAAAATTGATGCAAAAACCACTGAAGAGGAAATGATTAAATTTGAAAACAAAGAATATGATTTATTACTTTGTACCTCTATAGTTGAAAGTGGTATTGATTTGGCAAATGCAAATACTATTATAGTAGAAAATTCAGACCGCTTTGGTATGGCTGATTTGCATCAACTTAGGGGAAGAGTAGGGCGTAGTGCTAAGCAAGGATATTGTTATTTTTTGATTGAAGATAGAGAAAAAATTACTAAAGATTCTTTAAAAAGACTTACGAGTTTAGAGAGTAATTCTTATTTAGGCTCAGGAAGTGTACTTGCTTATCATGACTTAGAAATTCGTGGTGGCGGAAATTTATTAGGCGTAGATCAAAGCGGGCATATAGAGCAAATTGGTTATAGTCTGTATCTTAAAATGTTAGAAGATGAGATTAATAAGCTAAGCAAAAAAGAAGAAATTAAAGAGAAAAAAATAGATCTAAAACTTAGTATCAATGCCTTTTTAAATAGTGAGTATATTAGTGAAGATCGCTTGCGATTAGAGCTTTATAGAAGACTTAGTAAGTGTATGAGTGTTAATGAAGTGTATGAGATAGAAAGTGAAATGAATGATCGTTTCGGTAAGCCTGATATTTTTACTAAGCAATTTTTAGACTTAATTATTATAAAAATTTTAGCTAGTAAGCATTATAAACTAGTGAGTAATTATGAACAAAATATTTGCTTTGTAAAAGATGATGAGAATAAAGAAGTCATCAAGGCAAAGAGTAAAGATGATGATGATGTGATTGAAGCTGTTTTAATGCATTTAAGAAAAAGTGAAAAAACATGA
- a CDS encoding bactofilin family protein, producing the protein MAIFNKGSIATISETTVISNGAKIEGKFYFDSMLHLDGEITGVINSSNVIVIGKSGVLKGQVKASKIVINGIFEGEMQVDSLEILSGGVLNGNIIVKQLSIENGGKFNGSSKIIEKDEELAAIDVSVENSENAS; encoded by the coding sequence ATGGCAATCTTTAATAAAGGCTCTATTGCTACAATATCCGAAACTACAGTCATTTCAAATGGAGCAAAAATAGAAGGAAAATTTTATTTTGATTCAATGCTTCATTTAGATGGCGAGATCACAGGAGTGATTAATTCTTCTAATGTGATAGTTATAGGCAAAAGTGGTGTTCTAAAAGGACAAGTTAAAGCAAGTAAAATAGTGATTAATGGGATTTTTGAAGGAGAAATGCAGGTTGATTCTTTGGAAATTTTGTCTGGTGGCGTGCTTAATGGTAATATCATAGTTAAACAATTAAGCATTGAAAATGGTGGGAAATTTAATGGAAGTAGTAAAATAATTGAAAAAGATGAAGAGCTTGCGGCTATTGATGTTAGCGTAGAAAATTCAGAAAATGCAAGCTAA
- a CDS encoding M23 family metallopeptidase, whose protein sequence is MMKDKFTLTITDVNGSRHFLLSQIIKKVIIYFTSFVFVVIVLGALYINYLADKRSELLKEQEALSSKNTKLFSQNESMQKSLEEKTALYDELQTQLADIEENLGLKQDESLDIPERLEKVKLTNDQAYLFLTQIPNGHVIEDNGITGNFGWRHHPILNKKEFHPGIDLRAALNTPIYAPANGVVEYAAYSNNGYGYSVILIHNFGFKTVYAHMMRKDVVKAGQFVKKGDLLGYTGNTGLSTGPHLHYEVRFINKLLEPKIFIDLNRKNYEQIFEKERRVPWQSLIKALLLQYPKLQSFQMEQK, encoded by the coding sequence ATAATGAAAGATAAATTTACGCTAACTATAACAGATGTAAATGGTTCTAGGCATTTTTTATTAAGTCAAATTATAAAGAAGGTAATTATTTATTTCACTTCTTTTGTTTTTGTTGTTATAGTTTTAGGTGCTTTATATATTAATTATTTAGCAGACAAACGCTCAGAGCTTTTAAAAGAACAAGAAGCACTATCTTCAAAAAATACTAAATTATTTTCTCAAAATGAAAGTATGCAAAAAAGTTTAGAAGAAAAAACAGCCTTGTATGATGAACTTCAAACTCAACTTGCAGATATTGAAGAAAATTTAGGTTTAAAGCAAGATGAGAGCTTAGATATACCAGAAAGATTAGAAAAAGTTAAGCTTACTAACGATCAAGCTTATTTGTTTTTAACACAAATTCCAAATGGCCATGTGATAGAAGATAATGGAATTACAGGTAATTTTGGATGGCGTCATCATCCTATATTAAATAAAAAAGAATTTCACCCAGGTATTGACTTAAGGGCAGCTTTAAATACCCCAATTTATGCACCAGCAAATGGAGTGGTTGAGTATGCCGCATATAGCAATAATGGTTATGGATACTCAGTGATTTTAATCCATAATTTTGGTTTTAAAACAGTATATGCACATATGATGCGCAAAGATGTTGTTAAGGCAGGTCAGTTTGTTAAAAAAGGGGATTTGCTAGGATATACAGGAAATACAGGATTATCTACAGGTCCACACTTGCATTATGAGGTTAGATTTATTAATAAACTTTTAGAACCTAAGATTTTTATAGATTTAAACCGAAAAAACTATGAACAAATTTTTGAAAAAGAAAGGAGAGTTCCATGGCAATCTTTAATAAAGGCTCTATTGCTACAATATCCGAAACTACAGTCATTTCAAATGGAGCAAAAATAG
- a CDS encoding Mur ligase family protein has product MKFQQILSQKTMYVQKISRFFMFSMYEKYKKFIPKTKNIQIIGTNGKGSTGRFLAILLLGQGYKVGHYTSPHIFEFNERFWLNGKIASDELLEKAYEDLESVFLEDIKKLSYFEYATFLAFFVFKDCDYVILEAGVGGEYDATSVFEIDFSVFTKIGFDHQDLLGKNLEEIARTKLKAMSAKALISHKQEVKVLELAQKIANLKQTSLNISMLDENKAIYPYVQEYIQKYNLAAFLKDNLFLALEAFSKICIKNEKELIRSIGNLPKLDLKGRCEQISQNIFVDVGHNEMAALALVEIFKEKKVHLVYNCFLDKDSYKILKALKPIIKIVEIYEYKSEDRPLAGLVLLENLEKLNIAYQKFNQIKKDELYLIFGSFVLVENFLRGYNER; this is encoded by the coding sequence ATGAAATTTCAGCAAATACTCTCACAAAAAACTATGTATGTGCAAAAAATTAGTAGATTTTTTATGTTTAGTATGTATGAAAAATATAAAAAATTTATTCCAAAAACTAAAAACATTCAAATTATTGGTACTAATGGTAAGGGAAGTACGGGTAGGTTTTTAGCAATTTTGCTTTTAGGGCAAGGTTACAAAGTGGGTCATTATACTAGTCCTCATATTTTTGAATTTAATGAAAGATTTTGGCTAAATGGTAAAATTGCAAGTGATGAGCTTTTAGAAAAAGCGTATGAAGATCTAGAAAGTGTTTTTTTAGAAGATATAAAAAAACTTAGCTATTTTGAGTATGCTACTTTTTTAGCTTTTTTTGTTTTTAAAGATTGTGATTATGTGATTTTAGAGGCTGGAGTGGGTGGAGAATATGATGCTACAAGTGTTTTTGAAATAGATTTTAGTGTTTTTACTAAAATAGGTTTTGATCATCAAGACTTATTGGGTAAAAATTTAGAAGAAATAGCAAGAACAAAATTAAAAGCTATGAGTGCCAAAGCTTTAATTAGCCATAAACAAGAAGTAAAAGTGCTTGAGTTGGCTCAAAAAATAGCTAATTTAAAACAAACTAGTTTAAATATTAGTATGCTAGATGAAAACAAAGCCATTTATCCTTATGTGCAAGAATATATTCAAAAATATAATTTAGCAGCTTTTTTAAAAGATAATCTTTTCTTAGCTTTAGAAGCTTTTTCTAAAATTTGTATTAAAAATGAAAAAGAATTAATTCGAAGTATTGGTAATTTGCCAAAACTTGATTTAAAAGGAAGATGTGAACAAATAAGTCAAAATATTTTTGTTGATGTAGGTCATAATGAAATGGCAGCTTTAGCTTTAGTTGAGATTTTCAAGGAAAAAAAAGTTCATTTGGTTTATAATTGCTTTTTAGATAAAGATTCTTATAAAATTTTAAAGGCTTTAAAGCCTATAATAAAAATAGTTGAAATTTATGAATACAAAAGCGAAGATAGGCCTTTGGCAGGTTTAGTTTTGCTTGAAAATTTAGAAAAGTTAAATATTGCTTATCAAAAATTTAATCAAATAAAAAAAGATGAGTTGTATTTGATTTTTGGTTCTTTTGTATTGGTAGAAAATTTTTTAAGAGGCTATAATGAAAGATAA
- the lptE gene encoding LPS assembly lipoprotein LptE, with protein MSKYLVLFFAFFIVACGYIPSSQMASRVLGDNVFLKINISKQDPENSVYITDILRETMLNKLGRKITDEYNADSSIIVTMKRLEFHPMVYDKNGYVINYKAELYLEFILRYKNGKEEIVNTKGSYNFDINPNSIISDQARFEAIKNASSEAFDEFVSIVAIRGYK; from the coding sequence ATGAGTAAATATCTAGTATTATTTTTTGCTTTTTTTATAGTAGCTTGTGGATATATCCCATCATCTCAAATGGCAAGTAGAGTTTTGGGTGATAATGTATTTTTAAAAATTAATATTAGCAAGCAAGATCCTGAAAATAGTGTTTACATTACAGATATTCTAAGAGAAACTATGCTTAATAAGCTTGGTAGAAAAATCACAGATGAGTATAATGCAGATAGTTCTATTATTGTTACGATGAAAAGATTGGAATTTCATCCTATGGTATATGATAAAAATGGCTATGTGATTAATTATAAAGCAGAACTTTATTTGGAATTTATATTACGTTATAAAAATGGCAAGGAAGAAATTGTAAATACTAAAGGAAGTTATAATTTTGATATTAATCCAAATTCTATTATTAGTGATCAGGCTAGATTTGAAGCAATTAAAAATGCATCAAGTGAAGCTTTTGATGAGTTTGTTTCCATTGTAGCTATTAGAGGTTATAAATAA